ACCCAACGTTTAAGCGACACGTTTGTTTAAAACAGGTATATCTACACAAAATCATACAATCGCAGCTGCCAGATGGGTCAGTCTGCAGTTTATTTCGGTTTCATAGAAATTAACAGTTATGGAACCCGACTTAACACTGAACGAAATGTCAGTAGCTAAGACAATGGTTATGGTTGTAGGACTTCAGCAGTCCACCGCTGTAACTCACGGTTAAAGGGATCAGGAGGTCAGGCTTGGTGTGACTCGGTTGTTGCATGCCATCATATCCATTGcggtaggtcgatgctcatgatgtccatCACTGGATGTTCTAGTCCAAACTCGACTGTTTACAGGCCGCCATGATATGGATGAAATAATATTGAGAACACATCACATGATGGCGCCTCAGACGAATCAGCCCCCAACTCGTTGATGATTCGTGTAACGATTTCAGGGTTCGCGTAATAAGGCGTGCAAAGACGCTGTATAAAGGTTTAATTCAGAAGTGGCTTAGTAAATCCCTACATGCACCAACACGTGTTAGAATCTACCCACTGTATTCACCTGTAGACCCACTGCAGAACGCGAGACGCTCACAGCTGAAGCATGCATTATGTGTGACAACCTGAACAAATACCAGCGTTATACCTTTGAATCCGGCTCAGTCGCTGTGTCATGAATGACTTCAATTGACATATCAATTTACATTCGTATTTTTTCACAAACTTAGTGAGCGATTGATTTTTTCTCGTTTTGTCAGAGGGACGATGgtatagccttgtggttaaagcgttcgcacttCACGCTgaaaactcgggttcgattccccatttgcgcacaatgtgtgaaggcaatttctggtgtccgccaccgtggtgttgctggaatattattaaaagcggcctaaaactaaactctcccGTGTATAAGTTTGATGTGAGAGGAATCACTAAAGCGGTGCTGCTCAGTAATTCTTTTTGTCGCGTGGTGATCTGGATTGAAACGGAGTTTAAGGTTCAAGGTTCTTTCACTTCAACAGTGAAGTACATACACGTGTGTTTGTGCGCTCGAGTCCGTCTTTGTCCGCCTGTGTGTTTTATAGTGCGAACGCTGACACTACGTCAACACGTTGTAAGCCTAACTATATTCTCGATGTCGAATGTTTGTAAATTTTCCATTTTATTGTGAAGGGATCATTAGTAAAGCCATGTTCGaagtttcacatatgtgggtTATGTGGTTCACGAGAACTCAGAACTCACTGGggtatttgaaaataattgcagaaaatgaaagGGATATGTCATATGCTCTTTCAGTAACATGAAGTGGGGAGTGACTATATCAAGcgattgtagtttcaaattaCATGTTTATGCACTTTAATATGTACGTTTGATTCTCGAGGACTTCTGCCTATCCCCCCCACACACAAAACGGTTCGTTGCTATTTTGTCTTCTGAAGTTTGTCATGCATGTATTTCAGATTTTGCGTTTTGGGGGGTACCAAGATAAAAGTCAAACGAAATGGGAGAGACGGGAATATAGCAAACCAAATTGTTTGAGGTTGACAgatattatgtacaaacatAAAAATAGCCGCATTTCTATCATTGTCGGCTCACAACATCGATGAGGTTCACAACCACACAGCACACTGTCCCCAAATTCAGCTGTCCATGTTTCATCCCTTGAATGCGAGGCATCAGGCCGGGTGACATCAAGTACTACGTTTTAATGTAGTTTCATCTTGGAGCAGACGCCGAGGTCGAAAAGTGACATATATATAGACCGACTTGTGTAAAATACCACGAATACAACGTAGGCGAAAGATCCTGTTTCTTCAtgaatgcaaaaaaaaaatcGCAAGTACAACCATGAAACATATACCAGTATTTGTTTTTACTATGAATAGACTGGCCTTGAAAGAAATTAACAATTTGTTTGAGTTAAACTCGTTTTGCCGGGATTGGTGTTTTCACTTTCTCACTAATTTCTACAACATAACTGATTATTTGACCGAAcgtgacaaaaacaaaaatcgcTAATTAGAAATCTGGAGCAAAACCGAATCACCTGTATCATTCCTACTATATCATGATCATGGAGTTATGAACCCGCAGCATGCAGTGATGATATCAGTTGATCGTAGCAAATCCTTCCCCACTGGTGACACCCATCATGACACACGCAAAGCCAAGTCAATGTTCTCTGGAAATAGACATGATACATGTCAAAACAAATAACTGACAAAGTCCCAAGTTCCGGCACGCCATGAATGAAAGAAACCGAGCATAATGATTAAATCTATGGGGAAAAGTCGTTCTTGAACCGAATCCCGCCAGTGATGGTTATCGTAGAAACGAAACCTGTACACCAGGTGTCAAAACCAGATAGAACCAACTTCCCCGGAGTCGCTGTGTCTCTGTCCGAACCTCGTTATTCGGACTGACACCCACCCTTTGGAACACCCCTATATGTGcgcaaagagtgagtgagcgagagagtttgttttttgcaatactccagctagtaggcttcacacatatgcctatgtgggaaatcgacCCCGGAcgtgacgagagaacactttaaccactaggctacctcaccgctcCAGTGTGCAGATAatccagggcccacttgcacaaagcaatcttggCGCTACGACTACCGCAAGCCTGTGCTGGAGAAtagagttacaatcattgtgccACTAAGGTCGCTTTGTGTAAGAGGGCCCAGGTAAGCAAATAAGTAAGGGAAATATCTAATAGTATACAAACTAGCTCTAAATGTAATTACTTTGTATATTGTGTCGTAACAGTGGCATGTATTCATATACCAGTCAGTCAATACAGACAATATGTTTCAAAGGCAAAGTTTGATAAAAGGAGAGACTCTTTATAATCATATTTGAATGGACACAAGGTGCATACGAGTCAATTCATGTCTCCTAACAGTTACCACAGCCCATACATACAAATCGACAATGCAATGTCTGACGTGTGTATATTCAAATACCTCACCTCGTCCGTGCGAGACGTGTAAAATCAGTGTCACGTGTCATATACAGAGCTtgtgattggctgaaagcaGTGGAAGGCCAGTGGAGAATTAGCTACTCTGAGGTAAGGCTCTGATGCTTCTCGCCTCAACCACTTTCAACCGAATATGTTACGCCATGCAAATACTAAATATATGTGAATTTGGTCATGTGTTAGATATATGCCTTGCTTCActacaaacacatatattccatcaaattttcattttaactTCGGGAATTGAGACCCAAGTAGGTTTTGTGTGTTTGGTCGTCATTTTAGAACTGGAGCGATCGTTTTGCAGTGATGTAGGACAAGACCCAAGAGTTCATGTCATTACCCCTAGGAGCATGTACCTTCGTTGAAAGGAAAGGGTGTAACAATCATGTCTTGTGGTTTGTGTCTTAATAGCATGTGAGTTCACATGTTACCTGCTGATGACAATATTGTCTTCAACAACGCATACCAGGAGCGACTACCGGGATCGGTTAGTTACACTCGCCACACTGATTGATGCACGTTGTAGTATTGACTCACTCAATCGTCTGGCCCAGATTCAGTTATTACAGGTTTCCATCATCCATGTGGAATATTTATGGGTAACAAGTTAAAAAAAGAAGTATACATGTAACACATTCACTCGTCCTTTGCTGAAGACATCTTTCTCCTTGACATAGATTGCTGTAGTATCGTGACTGACAAGAACACAACACGATGGATACTGACGAGGACCATGGAGGTGAGTTCCTCAGCTGACACAGTCAAAACAAGCATGGATTCTTGTACGCATGTCTGTCACTCCAACCGTCTTACATGCAATGAACGTAGAACGTGAGCATCGGTATTCATGCGCAGAAATTGAAAGAAAAATTAGTAGAAATTAATTGTAGGTTGAATTTAATCAAAGCCGAAATTTTAGGTGGATTAAACCCTAAACGTTTCACAGTGTATTTTACGAACGGTTGTGTATCGTCAAAAAAATGTTCTGTATCCAATGTACCATACATTTCAGCAACCGACACGAATAGCAGCACATCCAGAGCTACCTCTTTTTCTAAGGGGTCACAGAACGCCCTCCAAGCAGATACAGATGGAACTACATCTTGGCCAACCATGTCCACAGAGTCACAAAACAGCATTCACACTTCCTGTACAAATGGGAATATGGACATTGCTCCTGAAGCCATGTCGGAGAACCAAGCTACTCACGGTACCAACCGTCACACTGTAAGTAGAGAAGGGACGATGGACCTTGCAGTTGAGCCACTGTCACAGAATGAAGCTGACATGAACGTCGTGGGAAGTGGCAGAATGACACATCTGATGAAGGCAGCTGCAGATGGTAATTTGGCTGGTGTGATATCGCTTCTGTACAGTGGAGGCAATGTATCCCTGACTGATGCGGACGGTAACAACACCCTTCATTATGCCTGTATCGGGGGCAACATAGATGTGGTCAAGCGAGTCCTCATCCAGGACATTGTGGACATCAACAAGAGAGGTAAATGGGGAAGAACACCAATCATGTTAGCGGCAAAAGAAggacacaaacaaatatttcacctGCTCAAGGAAAAATGTGATCTGACTCTAGTAAGTAACCATGGAGACAATCTCCTCCATCTGGCCTGTTTAGGGGGAAGTATAGCAATTACACGATATATCCTCTCAAAAGGTATAGCAGACATTAATGGAAGGGGGAGGTACGGGAGGACACCCCTGATGAAAGCAGCATGGGGAGGAAACGTGGAAGTGTTTAAAGAAATAAGCAGAAGAGGAGGAGACGAGTCTTTGCTTGATGACCACGGTTCAAACGTCCTGCACATTGCCTGTCACAGAGACAATGTGGCAATGGTGAAGTACCTCATCTCAGAAAACATCGCTGGCATCAACAGTAGAGGCAAGATGGGACGGACACCGGTGATGCTTGCAGCGGCAAATGGTCAAAAGAAAGTGTTCCGTTTACTGGTGGACGAAGGAGTAGATTTACTGCtccaagatgataatgatgaaaatATCCTTCATATGGCATGTCTGGGAGGTAATGAGGACATCTTGAAGTATATGATATTTGGCACCATGAAGAATATCCTATCAAAAGGGAACATCAGCGTCCATAGCAGAGGGATGAAGAAGAGGACCCCATTGATGGCTGCAGCAGAAGGTGGTCACATAGGGGCGTTTGACCTCCTTGTTAAGAAAGGTGCGAATTTGTCCACTCAGGACAAGTTGGGGAACAACATTTTCCATGCTGCATGCCTTGGTGGAAATGAAAATATGGTAAAATACATCATGTCACATGGATTCGTGAATACTGATTGCAATCCAAAGAATGACAGATTAGCCCTAATGTTGGCTGCAGAGAGGAAGCATCGACAAGTGTTTGATTACTTACGGCAGATTCAAACTCCTGATTTCATACATGTGGACAAAGACTTCAACAACATCCTGCATGTGGCTTGTATTGGTGGGGACGTGACGATTGTGAAGTTTCTTCTCTCCAGGGATATGGACATCAATATCAGAGGGAACCGAAACAGAACACCCCTTATGTTTGCTGCAGAGCATGGGCACAAGGATATATTTGAGTTACTGGTAGTAGAAGGAGCTGATGTGTCACTTGAAGATGATGCTGGCAACACGATCCTTCACGTCGCATGTCTCGGAGGACatttggaaatggtcaagtataTTTTCTCACGGGACTATATCCGAAACTACGTGGAAACCAAAGGAGAGCGTGGTCAAACACCTGTCATGTTGGCAGCCAAGTCCGGACACAAGTCTGTGTTTTATCTCCTTGTATGTAAAGGGGCATCCCTGTCTGTGAAAGACTATGATGGTAATAACATCTTCCAGGTTGCGTGCATTGGGGGACATGTGAAAATGGTGGAATGTTTGCTCTCAAATGACATTGTGGACATCAACGAGCTCCGGCAAGATGGGAAATCAGCGTTGATGCTGGCAGTTGAATGTGGACACAAAGATGTTATTGATTTGCTTCAGCATTCGGGCGCGGAATAGCAGATTAAACCCTTCTTCATCATTTGGTCATTTAGATTTATTCCATGATGAGAAGGATATAGGactgtgtactgcatgtgtattttccaCAATGTGTTGCTTACCAGGAATCGGAATATGGAAGCTTTATTTATATACCACTGTTGTAACCCGGTTACAACATACCACATTGCATCCACCTGCAAGCCCATGTTTATccgtttattgtttaacgctgctCTCGGTAATATGACCGCAGCgcataaacgagtctggaccagatattccagttatcaatagcatgagcaacgACCTACACAACAGAGATACGACGACATGGGaaccaagtctgcaagcctgactacccgatcccgttagtcacctttgaCGTCCCGCATAGGTTTCCATTGCTTCGTTCATGCTTTTATCTTTGCTTTTCCTCGCCGTgtttattgtatgttgtatgttgtttataTGTCAAGTCCTGACATATTTCAGTGCATTTAGAACTACCATTTTCTATAAAACACACGAGTTCTAATTTCTAAAGAATGCATCATTTGTATCTGTAAAGAATGTTTTTGATCGCTTTATTAATTTTTGCTTTGTGAAATTAGTGCTTATCAAATCACATTGTGATTTTTAAATAATTGTTCATTTCGTCTGTTTTATACACACACGTTTGAGGATATTGGTAGctaatgtgtatgtatgttgtgcTCAAATGAATCAATTGTTGTGTTCAAGTGCATCCATCGTAACACGACGACTTACATTGAGTATGTTTGTCTGTTGTTATGTACAGTAAATGTGGCATATATGTTAGCATTTTAAAAAAGACTTCAGAACACAGAATCAGGTATCCCTATACCAGTGCATTTCACAGCACCATCATTACAGGTTGTGTTGAATAACAAAGGAGTCCCATGCAATCACCTTTGAgtttgaccattttctaaagGTTGTGATTTTGCCGATGTGTCACAACCAAACTACTTGCTCAGTTGGCTAGAGCTTTGGTGGATAGTCATCAGTGGCATGTTATGTCAGAAAATTCCTTCCACTATGAAACAATTCTCTCTAGGAGTTGTCCTAAACTTTAGGAGTTGTCGATCCACATTTTAATATTCTTATTCCGAAAAGGAAAGATGATAATCTAGTATCAAAGTTGGTTATTGTTGAAATTACATTCTTTATATGTTATCTAATTAAAAAACCAAACCTGAATGATTATTTCAGACAACGTATCGTGTTCTTAGTTAATGATTACTGCCCTGCTAAGAAGCGAGGAATACTTTAACATTTTCCATCTCTTTCGTAATACTGTGCAACGAATTCTGTATTCTATTACAGCCGTGAAGATCCACATTATCATTGTGTTGAACAAaccatacttgttgtaagaggcgactaacagtatGGGTGTCTAGGCTCacttttgacacatgtcattgtatcccaattatgTATAATGTTGATCAGTTGATAGTATGGCCCTATCTGGATTATTTACATGCATATAGCTGGTATAGTGCGTCGTTGAAAAACCTGCAACCAACAAACTCTACTTTGTTCAACTTTGCAGTTGTGCCAATATCTTAAGCGGTCATAATGCATCATAACTGCCACCTTAACCCCGCATGAATAGTGTGAACTACGTGAATAGAATACGAACATGCTGACTGGCATAAACGATAATACAGTACAACCATTCACAAGTGAAGTGTTAAAAGCTGTGAAATGCATGCCCCCACTGTGACGGGAATGTATTCAGTAACATTAAACCAAAGCGTCTTGTATACATGAACGCTCAGACAAACTGAGTGCACAGTTGGCACTGATCCCAGTCATATGTTTCTTGATTTGTTTGGTAAGACAGATATGACTATTTCaatgacattttttttatattaaagTGTGATGGTATTGTATCCCAATGCTTTGTCAGAACAAACTGACTTTTTCTCTAAGCATTCTTCCAGAGAAAACACTCGGCAATACTCCGGTGACATGGCGTCTGAATGGTAGTCTTGCTTCCAAATCCCTATAGACTTATTGTTATGTTGGATCCCTATATTATACTTTGTCCCCTAATGAGCTTTAAAAAGGAGAAGACAAGTAAGCACAAAAGAATATTCCAACACAACAACTAACATCTTTGCTAGTTGAGTGCTGTACGTTCTCAAGATTGATTAGTAATCGTAATGAAAAGGGATAACGTGTATATGTTGACTTAAACTACTCATCTATATCTGTTGTATCGCTTGTATGTATCCTCTCTCTTGTATTCACATTCACTTGTAttgtttctttattttgtaTCCATTGTATATTTTCCTTGCATCTCCTAACTTTTTATCCTCTTCCTTGTATCTTTTGATTGTGTCTTCTTGTATCTTCTAACGTTGCACTAACTTGTATCTGCTGTGTTGTATCCTCTCCCTGTTATCCTTTCACCCTTTCATGTTTTTGTATCTCCTTATGTGCGCTCTTTCACCTATCTTGCTTTTACCTCGTTTTTGTACTTACTTGTATTCGCTTACTTGTATCATTCCTTTTTCATCTCACGTTTCAGATATTATGTGATATTTCCTTACCATCATGAAGCATACAGCTGTGAAATACAAGCCTAGTTTTTGGTACATATTACACAATGCTTTAGTTCCCTGATGATGTAAACTGACAAATTACTCCGACAAtgaatacacatacatactgtacTATGTTATCAATGGTTTATACCAATCTGGTCACTGTACCTCCTGATGTCATTCAGTATTCGATATAACATTGTCTGATGAACAAAACTGTTTCAGTTGGTAATCATGTACGTTGGGCTGACTGTAATGCTGTGTAATTTCTCCCTTTGGGAAATATCCCCAGGGCATTCGAGTCTCATTAATGTCAATGAAACGTCTTTAGACAAATACAAATGACTAGTATTCAAAAATCAATAGTTCTTGACTTGACTTGTCAGTGATGTTTTGGCTTTTGTAGATGATAGTGATTCTCGGCGTTCTCGATAAATCTTCACCGCTATTGAATCTCGGCGATCTAACGTCATATTCGTCTTTCTGTTTTGCTATTAGCAAACAATGAAATCGCTTTCAGCAGATTATAGATGGCATTGATGCTTTGAACAAATGTAGTTCATATTAAGCTTCCGGAATCACCCCTCTGTAAACATCGTGATCTGAGAAGTTTACCATCCTGAAGAAGATGAAACACTCAACTAAAATCCAAACATAAATTGTTAAATGGAATACAGATTACTGTTGTTCCGTCCTGGTTGGGCGAAGTTAGACAAGGAACAAACGCATTTCTATACAATCTGCGTGAGTTGTGGCACACCCACCCCTTTTGGATCAAAATTATGTACAACTACAATACCGTTAAGAATTCATGCCCAGATCAGAGTTacatttgatcttcagtaacacatgcttgtcgtaagaggcgactaacggtatcggatggtcaggctcgctgacgtgattgacacatgtaatcggttcctgcagatccatgttcatgctgctgatccctggattgtgttaaggctcgattatttacagactgccgtcgtatagctggaatatcgctgagtacggcgtaaaactaaactcactccctcaatcACTCGTGTTTCGATTGCATATGTAAACTGCCAACGTACCGTTGAGAATTCAGCGTACTTCTGGTCTTCTGATGGCAAACTGTAAACGAAAGAAAGTTACATAAGAAAACAACGGAGTACTGTTCTCGTTTATATGATTCACCCTTTTCCATGATCTCACCTATCAGGTGTTACGAGGTAGTGATCTTGTTGTAGTCGGGTGTGAGTCGTAGTGCACTGATTGTGGCGCACCTATAATATCGAATTGTGGTCCCTGACAAATATTAATTTAGAGTTATCCGTCTTTGTTTTGACTTTTAAGCATCAACAAAACCGCTTCTCCGGATTAATTGGGAAAagatatttcataaaataaaataaaatgaaataaaacaatatgagACGctatgtattgtatatgataGATGTAAAAGCATTAACATGTAATCATTAATGACATCTCCGCGCAGTATACCGAACAGTGAGACAAATGTAGTCATACATGATCAAATAGTATGTTTTGACGACTGCCGAACAGCGAGACAAATGAACTGCTGGGGGTCTTGTATGGAGACGTGATATTTAAGAGCCTAATCTGAAAGATCATTAAAATAAAGGCCTTAAccagaaatgtttgttttacttcttactttgttttcagtttctatagttttgtttgtttgttttttctagtatttttgtttgcttattttgggttttttatgttaactttttgtttttgttgttgttttgactTTGCTGTAATTTGCTGGCGGTGGTGCTGCTtggttttggttgttttggttttgtttgtttgtttgcttttttgtttgtttgttttttgtttgtttttgtttgggttttttttttttggggggggggtgtttgttttgttttggggtttttttgttttgttttgcttttatttGTTTGGACTTCTTTGGAGAGGTGGGAAGTTTTTTGTCTGTTTATTTTATTCTATTTTGGCAGAATGGATTTTTCTGCCGTCTACAGTATAATATAGCTTAAGTTAGTTAACTTACTTCTGGttctgtgttgatgtgtgtgtataCGGAAACGCCTCTGTAGTTGTTCTCGAGCAGATTTGGCTGGGTTGTCGGCATGATGACTCCGGGCAGGCTGTAATCCCGGCTCACTGCACTGAATCGCTTCGCCAGTCCTCCCTGAcctgaaaaatgaataaataacatgAGTTCACTTCCGGTGCTGTTACGGGTCTGCCCTAACTCGCTAATAATAACAGAATGATGTACGTTTTCCCGTAAAGAATGGGAAAATATAAGTATCCATTCTGATCGTTTACAATTTCAAACTGATACTCATTCAGAATACTCTTTATCATAGGACATTTTCAGATACTTAGAAAATGGTATAAAAAAAAAAAGCTATACATAAAGGTGTGCGTTTGCTTTtagttttaatatatttattttattatttgtgtttagttaactatttatttattttactgtTTTATTTCCTCATAAAACGACAAAATTATGATTTTATGATGAAAATGTCACAATGTATATCTAACCTACAGTGTCTCGTCCTACGATTTGTAAGAATGAATATGTGGCTGGATACCATTGTGTTAAAATAGATTATTCAGTAAAGACTAAGTTAAGAAATGAACTTGCTATGGTGGTGTAAAATTGTTTAGGCGGAAAAAATAATCAGCCAGCTacataataaatatattatgtTTAAGATGCCCCTTAACAATTTtgtattttggcaatatttttgTCGATTTGTGACACAATTTACATTTGAAGGCATCTGACCGATTTGTTTGCTCTGCTGAGTaatatattactttttacaAATTAAACATGAGATCAAATCGAACTGGAGTTCTCCTCCTGCGCGATCTATACAGTCTGCTAATCTGTCTCAATATGTTGTTAACATAATAAGAATATTATTGATATAAGTATATTATTGATAATAAAGTACGTTTATAGCGCCTCATTCACATCGCTGAAGGACATTGTCTATGCATACAGAGGTCACAGTTCATTATTACCCCGGACACCCCAAGCTgtctgtgacccgtgaagatcccgcagatcatgttgttgatcactggactgtctggtcctgactcgattatttacagacctccgccatatagctggaatattggtgagtgcggcgtaaaactaaactcactcactcaagctgtCTGTTAGGgactagaaggttatagtcacatgactcatCACATCGGATACCCATCTTCTGCTAGGTGAACAAAGGCAATTCTGAGCAAACAAACTCATTGGCCGAAGGTGAGAAAACATGTGGTTCGTTGTGGGCGGAGCTAGAAAAGCCAGCCTTCCTAGAAACTCCCAGTCTGACAGTTACCCATCCAAAGACTCTCCGTGCGCATCCTtacttaacttcaactgatttgtgacccgAACTTTATGAGTGGAACCACACACTATCTACCTACATATACCTTTCTATGTTGTATATATAGCTATCTTGGATACAGGTACCTATCTGTATGTGCCTATGTGTTATACCTTGCTATCAACGACATACATACCTAGATATACATGAACAGTATTTTCTAAGAAAGGGAGGATTCATCACGAAACTTACTGAAGACCTGTGCAGGTTCCAAGTCCATGCTTTCGGTACTGGCGTCACCATCGCTTAAGTCCTCGTCCATCGTTTTCTGTTCCGATTCCCTGAAGATGAATGTTTAAGTATTTCCTTAGCATTTTATCCAAAGGAAATAATGATTTGTATAATATTGTACAGCGACATGAGTAGCTGTTGGAGTATATAAATCTAAATTTTCAAAAGTGATTCAATAAAATCACGGCGTATCTACTTTAACAGGAAAACCGGAAGTTACGTAGGGCCGTAGACCCGAACTTTGTGCATTACAGTAGTAACGGATAAATGCCACGCTTGTGATTTGATTCGGCCAGTCCCGAATCCCCAATCCCCAATCCCCAATCCTTTTCCAACTCCATGTTGCCGAAATTGAAGTAGATTTTGTTTGACCAATTCTCGATCTATTTAATCATTGTTAGCACTGCTTTGGTTTGGTTGCTGTTTACCACACCATTTACATATCATATAAATGATCAagaatggaccagacaacccaccgatcaacagcatgagcatcgacccacGGACTGGAATAAGAAATCAAGTCGGCGAGCTTGACACCCCTTAGTCACCCtatgggttgcttaagaccaagaccaattctaccctggatcttcacgggtctgttatGAAGGTCGCAACACTTACGTATCGTGCTTGTTTCGCCTCCTCCGCCTCCGTGTGGCTAGGAATAGACACACTAAGGCTATCG
This genomic stretch from Haliotis asinina isolate JCU_RB_2024 chromosome 4, JCU_Hal_asi_v2, whole genome shotgun sequence harbors:
- the LOC137280747 gene encoding serine/threonine-protein phosphatase 6 regulatory ankyrin repeat subunit A-like, which gives rise to MDTDEDHGATDTNSSTSRATSFSKGSQNALQADTDGTTSWPTMSTESQNSIHTSCTNGNMDIAPEAMSENQATHGTNRHTVSREGTMDLAVEPLSQNEADMNVVGSGRMTHLMKAAADGNLAGVISLLYSGGNVSLTDADGNNTLHYACIGGNIDVVKRVLIQDIVDINKRGKWGRTPIMLAAKEGHKQIFHLLKEKCDLTLVSNHGDNLLHLACLGGSIAITRYILSKGIADINGRGRYGRTPLMKAAWGGNVEVFKEISRRGGDESLLDDHGSNVLHIACHRDNVAMVKYLISENIAGINSRGKMGRTPVMLAAANGQKKVFRLLVDEGVDLLLQDDNDENILHMACLGGNEDILKYMIFGTMKNILSKGNISVHSRGMKKRTPLMAAAEGGHIGAFDLLVKKGANLSTQDKLGNNIFHAACLGGNENMVKYIMSHGFVNTDCNPKNDRLALMLAAERKHRQVFDYLRQIQTPDFIHVDKDFNNILHVACIGGDVTIVKFLLSRDMDINIRGNRNRTPLMFAAEHGHKDIFELLVVEGADVSLEDDAGNTILHVACLGGHLEMVKYIFSRDYIRNYVETKGERGQTPVMLAAKSGHKSVFYLLVCKGASLSVKDYDGNNIFQVACIGGHVKMVECLLSNDIVDINELRQDGKSALMLAVECGHKDVIDLLQHSGAE